The Sorangiineae bacterium MSr11367 genome window below encodes:
- a CDS encoding protein kinase — protein sequence MPASPLHQASELETSRIGAVVQKKYTIERLLGWGGMAAVYAAKHRNGHRVAIKFLHERFGDDSTARRHFAREAYLANGVGHPGAVPVIDDDVDEHGAAFLVMPLLEGETLRERCRRAEGRLPIAEVGRILSEVLDVLASAHAKGIVHRDIKPENIFITVGGEIRVLDFGIARHTDGDGAATLTGPMIGTPAFMPPEQAVGNSDAIGPPSDCWAVGATIFALLSGEHVHVASNVGAQLVAAATQPARSLGDVVPEVPASIVRFVDKALAFDPQARWPSASEMRAALREVFEGALGKPLDTVAIEPSPPVVPSARGKGAVKPRNRRAWAMALGAVVLAIGGVFVGPRLVSRGSLSSQPSVAEPASKNPEALVHLEAGLQSWRDASRAAAGQRFEQALALDPGLVQARLYLSLLRAEAVQETHPAHQAASLQRDRLGARDLALLEALAPADDMATHLDRRAKRLLEARERFPSDWMVLLVLAYTYLEKNEYAKSFEVLDSVIAREPSLALAWAIKGFALAFSDQTVKARDAWKECMRISPYADGCLQALLMLEQNEGSCVESEKHARALLTLPGVKSMWGTRLAGAIVARGGPMESAREVLDRVSNSYIEKKAAFYVLAGDFDAARRELDAREPELTKDAFEGRHEYFAQLQFSLAMELGDRARAARLASAYQAKREAWLTSSEAQGEILAFRMRYMAGGLSRDDFEQGRRLWLTRVPPYMQFLRDKHFMWIISHALAVRTREDADDALRALPEYLPISPPFARDAQVDQAIGRTYLISGDAEKAIPYLRRGAASCNLFEFPFENTWAHLQLGAALEQMGDLPGACAAYDVVLSRWGKEPRSVSARTARTRHVALRCPASTR from the coding sequence ATGCCTGCATCACCTTTGCATCAAGCTTCCGAGCTCGAGACGTCGCGGATCGGGGCCGTCGTTCAGAAGAAATACACCATTGAACGACTGCTCGGGTGGGGTGGAATGGCGGCCGTTTACGCGGCCAAGCATCGCAATGGCCATCGGGTGGCCATCAAGTTCCTGCACGAGCGCTTCGGGGACGATTCGACGGCGCGCCGGCACTTTGCACGCGAGGCGTATCTCGCCAACGGGGTAGGACATCCCGGCGCCGTTCCCGTGATCGACGACGACGTGGACGAGCATGGGGCCGCATTTCTGGTGATGCCACTGCTCGAGGGGGAAACGCTCCGCGAACGGTGCCGTCGGGCCGAAGGCCGCCTGCCCATCGCGGAGGTGGGACGGATCCTGTCGGAGGTGCTCGACGTCCTGGCCAGCGCGCACGCGAAGGGCATCGTCCACCGCGATATCAAGCCGGAGAATATCTTCATCACGGTGGGCGGTGAGATTCGCGTTCTCGACTTCGGAATCGCGCGCCATACCGATGGAGATGGGGCGGCGACCTTGACGGGCCCCATGATTGGTACGCCCGCGTTCATGCCGCCCGAGCAAGCCGTGGGAAACAGCGATGCCATTGGCCCGCCGAGCGACTGCTGGGCGGTGGGGGCGACCATCTTTGCGCTTCTTTCCGGGGAACACGTTCATGTGGCCTCGAACGTGGGGGCGCAGCTCGTGGCCGCGGCGACCCAGCCTGCCCGCTCGCTGGGCGACGTGGTGCCCGAGGTGCCGGCGTCGATCGTTCGATTCGTCGACAAGGCGCTCGCCTTCGATCCGCAGGCGCGCTGGCCGTCGGCATCGGAGATGCGGGCTGCGTTGCGCGAGGTGTTCGAGGGCGCTTTGGGTAAGCCGCTGGACACTGTCGCCATCGAGCCGTCGCCGCCGGTCGTGCCGAGCGCCCGCGGGAAAGGTGCCGTCAAACCTAGAAACCGCCGCGCATGGGCGATGGCCCTTGGGGCGGTGGTTTTGGCCATCGGCGGGGTGTTCGTCGGGCCGCGACTCGTTTCGCGAGGGTCGTTGTCGTCACAGCCTAGCGTCGCGGAACCTGCTTCGAAGAACCCCGAGGCACTCGTTCATCTCGAGGCGGGCCTCCAGAGCTGGCGCGATGCGTCCCGTGCGGCCGCGGGCCAACGATTCGAACAAGCGCTCGCACTCGATCCGGGGTTGGTCCAGGCGCGTCTTTATCTGTCGCTCCTCCGTGCGGAGGCCGTCCAGGAGACGCATCCGGCTCACCAGGCCGCGTCGTTGCAACGTGACCGATTGGGCGCCCGTGACCTTGCCTTGCTCGAAGCGTTGGCGCCCGCGGACGACATGGCGACTCACCTGGACAGGCGCGCGAAGCGTCTGCTCGAAGCCCGAGAGCGCTTTCCATCGGATTGGATGGTGCTGCTCGTGCTCGCATATACCTACTTGGAAAAGAACGAATACGCGAAGAGCTTCGAAGTCTTGGATTCAGTTATCGCTCGCGAACCATCCCTGGCGCTCGCATGGGCCATCAAAGGATTCGCATTGGCGTTCTCGGACCAAACTGTGAAAGCACGCGACGCGTGGAAGGAATGCATGCGCATTTCACCATACGCAGACGGGTGTCTCCAGGCGCTCCTCATGCTCGAACAGAACGAAGGATCATGCGTCGAATCCGAGAAGCATGCGCGTGCACTCCTCACCCTCCCAGGGGTCAAGAGCATGTGGGGGACACGACTTGCGGGCGCCATCGTGGCGCGCGGAGGGCCGATGGAGAGTGCGCGGGAGGTTCTGGACCGCGTAAGCAATTCCTATATCGAAAAGAAGGCCGCATTCTACGTATTGGCGGGCGACTTCGACGCGGCCAGGCGCGAGCTCGATGCGCGGGAACCGGAGCTTACCAAGGACGCATTCGAGGGCAGGCACGAATATTTCGCTCAACTGCAGTTTTCCTTGGCCATGGAGCTCGGGGACCGTGCCCGAGCGGCTCGTCTTGCGTCGGCCTACCAGGCGAAGCGCGAGGCGTGGCTCACATCGTCCGAGGCTCAAGGCGAGATTCTGGCGTTTCGCATGCGGTACATGGCCGGAGGGCTCTCGCGCGACGATTTCGAGCAGGGGCGCAGGCTTTGGCTCACGCGCGTGCCGCCATACATGCAATTCCTGCGTGACAAACATTTCATGTGGATCATCTCCCATGCACTCGCCGTGAGAACGCGTGAGGATGCCGACGACGCTCTGCGCGCGCTGCCGGAGTATTTGCCCATCAGTCCCCCGTTCGCACGCGACGCTCAGGTCGATCAAGCGATCGGTCGCACGTACCTCATCTCGGGCGATGCGGAGAAAGCGATTCCCTATCTCCGTCGCGGTGCCGCCTCCTGCAACCTATTCGAATTCCCCTTCGAGAACACGTGGGCCCATCTCCAACTCGGCGCGGCGCTCGAGCAAATGGGCGATTTGCCGGGGGCATGTGCTGCGTACGACGTCGTCCTATCGCGTTGGGGTAAGGAGCCGCGGAGCGTCTCGGCCCGGACTGCGCGAACGCGCCATGTAGCATTGCGTTGCCCCGCGTCGACTCGTTGA
- a CDS encoding multidrug efflux RND transporter permease subunit, protein MNISAPFIQRPIATSLMAAAVLLAGIVAFLFLPVASLPRIDYPTINVWANLPGASPETMASAVATPLERRFARIAGITEITSSSSLGSTSIQMQFELGRDVDRAARDVQAAINAAAGELPANMPWRPGYWKVNPSDPAILVLAVKSDTLPLPQVADAADAVLAHKISQVPGVGQVFTGGDVQPAVRVQVDPVALAGMGLGMVDVRQALEQATVDQPKGALGDAQQAHALSANDQLFGAKQFEPLVLAHRDGATVRLKDVARVIDDVEDSRVAGWANGKPAVLIFVRRQPGANIIDVIARVRAMLPRLTDSLSPAIDVSVVADRSQTIRASVRDVEQTWFLSVGLVVLVVFAFLRNWRMTVIPTVAVPLSIVATFGVMYLLHYSLDNLSLMALTISTGFVVDDAIVVTENVTRYIELGDSPMQAALKGARQVGFTVVSITVSLIAVFIPILLMGGIIGRLFREFAVTLSIAVAVSAVVSLTLTPVMCARLLRPKHEETHGPLYEASERFFERMLNGYARGLRWVLGHHRLTLFITLATLGLTVALYVIVPKGFFPQQDTGFISGFVEAAQDTSFAVMQERQAQVDAILRADPDVAQSVSFVGGGGPVNTGSAYVALKPLAERQSSADEVIARLRPKFERIPGVAVYLQANQDVRVGGRFSRTQYQYTLQDTNLEELREWTPKVVEALKKLPEVRDVASDQQIAGLEMAFAIDRDTAARLGVSPRDIDDALYDAYGQRQVAITYTQVNQYRVVMEMKPEYLKNTDGLQSIYVRAADGSQVPLASLVTQKVRPTSLAIPHQGQFPATTVSFALAPGVALGQAVDAVHRAELAIGLPPSVHADFQGTAQAYESSLSSQPVLIMAAIFIVYIVLGVLYESLVHPITILSTLPSAGVGALLALLAFKTELGVISIIGIILLVGIVKKNAIMMIDFAIEVERDENLSAREAIYKASVLRFRPIMMTTMAALLGALPLALGHGMGSELRRPLGIAIVGGLLISQALTLFTVPVIYLYMDRFTRRKSHALKAEAEAESEAISMAIPFSTRSEIDLPQS, encoded by the coding sequence ATGAATATCTCGGCCCCGTTCATCCAGCGTCCCATTGCCACTTCCCTCATGGCGGCGGCGGTGCTCCTGGCGGGAATCGTCGCGTTCCTCTTTTTGCCGGTCGCGTCGCTTCCCCGCATCGACTACCCAACCATCAACGTGTGGGCGAATTTGCCCGGCGCGAGCCCGGAGACCATGGCGTCCGCCGTGGCCACGCCGCTCGAACGGCGCTTCGCTCGGATTGCCGGCATCACCGAGATCACCTCGTCGAGCAGCCTCGGTAGCACGTCGATTCAGATGCAGTTCGAGCTGGGGCGCGACGTGGATCGTGCTGCGCGCGATGTGCAGGCGGCGATCAACGCGGCGGCCGGCGAATTGCCGGCCAACATGCCGTGGCGGCCGGGCTACTGGAAGGTGAATCCATCGGATCCGGCCATCCTCGTCCTCGCGGTGAAGAGCGATACGCTGCCATTGCCGCAGGTCGCCGATGCGGCCGATGCCGTTCTGGCCCACAAGATTTCGCAGGTGCCCGGTGTCGGGCAGGTCTTCACCGGGGGCGACGTGCAGCCTGCCGTGCGCGTGCAGGTCGATCCCGTCGCCCTCGCGGGAATGGGGCTCGGCATGGTGGACGTTCGCCAGGCGCTCGAGCAAGCGACGGTCGATCAACCCAAGGGCGCGCTCGGCGATGCCCAGCAAGCGCACGCGCTGTCGGCCAACGATCAACTCTTTGGTGCCAAGCAATTCGAGCCGCTGGTCCTGGCGCATCGAGATGGGGCGACGGTGCGCCTCAAAGACGTTGCGCGGGTGATCGACGACGTGGAGGACAGCCGGGTCGCGGGGTGGGCGAATGGTAAGCCGGCCGTGCTCATTTTCGTGCGGCGGCAGCCGGGGGCGAACATCATCGACGTCATCGCGCGGGTGCGGGCCATGTTGCCACGTCTCACGGATTCGCTTTCGCCGGCCATCGACGTCAGCGTGGTCGCAGACCGCAGTCAGACCATTCGCGCGTCCGTGCGGGACGTGGAGCAAACCTGGTTCTTGAGCGTGGGCCTGGTGGTGCTGGTCGTCTTCGCGTTCCTGCGCAATTGGCGCATGACCGTGATCCCCACCGTGGCCGTACCGCTCTCCATCGTGGCGACGTTCGGGGTGATGTACCTGCTCCATTACAGCTTGGACAATCTGTCCCTGATGGCGCTCACCATCTCCACTGGTTTCGTCGTCGACGATGCCATCGTGGTGACCGAAAACGTCACCCGTTACATCGAGCTTGGCGACTCACCGATGCAAGCCGCGCTGAAAGGCGCACGCCAAGTTGGCTTCACCGTCGTCTCGATCACGGTGTCGCTCATCGCGGTATTCATCCCGATTTTGCTCATGGGCGGCATCATCGGTCGCCTCTTTCGCGAATTCGCCGTGACCTTGAGCATTGCCGTTGCGGTCTCCGCGGTGGTGTCGCTGACCTTGACGCCGGTGATGTGCGCGCGCCTTCTGCGGCCGAAGCACGAAGAGACGCACGGCCCTCTCTATGAAGCTTCCGAACGCTTTTTCGAGCGGATGCTGAACGGCTACGCGCGCGGGCTGCGTTGGGTGCTCGGGCACCACCGGCTGACGCTGTTCATCACCTTGGCGACCCTCGGCTTGACCGTCGCGCTCTACGTCATCGTCCCGAAAGGCTTCTTCCCGCAGCAGGATACGGGCTTCATTTCCGGATTCGTCGAGGCTGCACAAGATACGTCTTTTGCCGTCATGCAGGAGCGCCAGGCTCAGGTCGACGCCATTTTGCGGGCCGATCCCGACGTTGCGCAGAGCGTATCCTTCGTGGGCGGCGGGGGACCGGTCAACACGGGGTCGGCGTACGTGGCGCTCAAACCGCTCGCCGAGCGACAATCGTCGGCCGACGAGGTGATCGCGCGGCTGCGCCCGAAGTTCGAGCGGATTCCCGGCGTCGCGGTTTACCTGCAAGCGAATCAAGACGTTCGCGTGGGAGGACGATTTTCGCGGACGCAATATCAATACACGCTGCAGGATACGAACCTCGAGGAGCTGCGCGAGTGGACGCCGAAGGTGGTGGAGGCCTTGAAGAAGCTGCCCGAGGTGCGCGACGTGGCGAGCGATCAGCAGATCGCCGGCCTCGAGATGGCATTTGCCATCGATCGCGATACGGCGGCGCGCCTGGGCGTTTCACCCAGGGACATCGACGACGCGCTTTATGACGCCTATGGGCAGCGTCAGGTCGCCATCACCTACACCCAGGTGAATCAGTACCGCGTGGTGATGGAGATGAAGCCCGAATATCTGAAGAATACGGACGGTCTCCAATCGATTTACGTGCGCGCCGCCGATGGCAGCCAAGTTCCGCTGGCCAGCTTGGTCACGCAGAAGGTGCGGCCCACGTCGCTGGCCATTCCGCACCAAGGCCAGTTCCCCGCGACGACCGTTTCGTTCGCGCTGGCGCCGGGCGTGGCCCTCGGCCAAGCCGTGGATGCCGTTCACCGCGCCGAATTAGCCATTGGCCTGCCCCCGAGCGTCCATGCCGATTTCCAAGGGACGGCGCAGGCCTACGAATCCTCGCTTTCGAGCCAGCCGGTTTTGATCATGGCCGCGATCTTCATCGTGTACATCGTCCTGGGGGTGCTCTACGAAAGCCTCGTTCACCCGATCACCATCCTTTCCACCCTGCCGTCCGCCGGCGTCGGCGCGCTGCTCGCACTGTTGGCGTTCAAGACGGAACTGGGGGTGATTTCGATCATCGGGATTATTCTTCTCGTCGGTATCGTGAAGAAGAATGCCATCATGATGATCGACTTCGCCATCGAGGTGGAACGCGACGAGAACCTTTCCGCGCGCGAGGCCATCTACAAGGCGAGCGTGCTTCGTTTTCGTCCCATCATGATGACGACCATGGCCGCCTTGCTGGGCGCCTTGCCCCTTGCCTTGGGCCACGGCATGGGTTCGGAACTGCGGCGTCCATTGGGCATTGCCATCGTCGGCGGCCTCCTCATTTCCCAAGCGTTGACGTTGTTCACCGTTCCCGTGATTTACCTGTACATGGACCGCTTCACCCGTCGAAAGTCGCACGCCCTCAAAGCCGAGGCCGAGGCCGAGAGCGAAGCCATATCGATGGCGATTCCATTTTCGACCCGCTCCGAGATCGACCTTCCGCAGTCGTGA
- a CDS encoding M57 family metalloprotease — MRTTTLSCSIARSTALLVGVSLFVSVTAGCAADSESKSSEPEVTGTTAAMSFDAWEKTVHREADTGYWIVNGDEVMTERSELRSFYEKYVQNGALIVHAPGGTDAKWDDTQKLNITYCVSKSSFGSRYDAVVSAMSSATNTWAGAANVKFVHESGQDGSCTASNDNVVFDVRQTSDTSYLARAFFPDDSRASRNVLISTSAFGDTGVYTLAGILRHELGHTLGFRHEHTRPESGTCFEDDQWRELTSYDSASVMHYPQCNGSNTGDLVLTSKDRQGAVALYGSP, encoded by the coding sequence ATGCGCACCACGACCCTGTCCTGCTCCATCGCTCGCTCGACCGCTCTACTCGTAGGTGTATCGCTTTTCGTAAGCGTTACCGCGGGCTGCGCCGCCGATTCGGAATCCAAATCTTCCGAGCCCGAAGTCACGGGGACCACGGCGGCCATGTCTTTCGACGCCTGGGAGAAGACCGTGCATCGCGAGGCCGACACCGGATACTGGATCGTCAATGGAGACGAGGTCATGACGGAGCGGAGCGAACTTCGCTCGTTCTACGAGAAATACGTGCAGAACGGCGCCCTGATCGTTCACGCCCCGGGCGGCACGGATGCGAAGTGGGACGACACGCAGAAGCTCAATATTACCTACTGTGTGAGCAAATCCTCCTTCGGAAGCCGCTACGACGCGGTGGTCAGCGCCATGAGCAGCGCCACCAACACGTGGGCCGGCGCCGCCAACGTCAAATTCGTCCACGAGAGCGGCCAAGATGGCAGCTGCACTGCCAGCAACGACAACGTCGTATTCGACGTTCGCCAGACGTCGGATACGTCGTATTTGGCCCGCGCCTTCTTCCCCGATGACAGCCGCGCCAGCCGCAACGTCCTCATCAGCACCAGCGCCTTCGGCGACACCGGCGTGTACACCTTGGCCGGCATTCTGCGGCACGAGCTCGGGCACACCCTCGGCTTCCGCCACGAGCACACCCGGCCCGAATCCGGCACGTGCTTCGAGGACGATCAGTGGCGTGAGCTCACCTCGTACGACTCCGCGTCGGTCATGCACTATCCGCAGTGCAACGGCTCGAACACCGGCGATCTCGTCCTGACCAGCAAGGATCGCCAGGGCGCCGTCGCGCTTTACGGATCACCCTGA
- a CDS encoding FAD-dependent monooxygenase — protein MVRTSVLVVGAGPVGLMLAGELRLGGVDVILVETRSEPSGESRGLGFTARATEIFQQRGLLRRFGDVELNRQGHFGGIPMDFGVLEGSHFGARGVPQYKVEEMLEAWAKELGASVRREHKLITLQNNADGVVAVVDGPEGPFEIAADYLVGCDGGRGTVRRLGGFDFAGTDATREMYLADILGRNIRPRFIGERVPEGMVMSARFAEGVDRIIVCPRGVPRKERTEPITFDEVADAWQRLTGESLHGAEIRWVSVFTDATRQATEYRRGRVLLAGDAAHVHLPAGGQGLSLGITDAANLGWKLAATVKGWAPADLLDTYHSEQHAVGARVLRNTLAQGLIYLSGSEVDPLRGLLAELVAIPEVGRYLSGMVSGLAIQHDVGSREHPLLGRRMPHVQLTDGRSTADLLHPARGVLLVADGDFGPVAKGWIDRVDFVRASPAARSDAGWPADVQAVLIRPDGYVAWVAPSTIALSEALSRWFGTPVAPVAE, from the coding sequence ATGGTTCGTACATCCGTTCTCGTGGTGGGTGCCGGTCCGGTGGGCTTGATGCTCGCCGGCGAGTTGCGGTTGGGTGGCGTCGACGTGATCTTGGTCGAAACGCGCAGCGAGCCAAGCGGCGAATCGCGCGGGCTCGGCTTCACGGCGCGGGCGACCGAGATCTTCCAGCAGCGCGGGCTCTTGAGGCGCTTCGGCGACGTGGAGCTCAATCGGCAAGGCCATTTCGGAGGCATTCCGATGGACTTCGGGGTGCTAGAAGGGTCGCATTTCGGCGCCCGCGGCGTTCCGCAGTACAAGGTCGAGGAGATGCTGGAGGCGTGGGCCAAGGAGCTGGGCGCGTCGGTGCGACGTGAGCACAAGCTCATCACGCTCCAGAACAATGCCGACGGCGTCGTCGCGGTCGTCGACGGCCCCGAGGGGCCCTTCGAGATTGCCGCCGACTACCTCGTCGGCTGCGACGGCGGCCGGGGCACCGTGCGACGTCTCGGTGGGTTCGACTTCGCCGGCACCGACGCCACCCGCGAGATGTACCTGGCCGACATTTTGGGCCGCAACATCCGCCCCAGGTTCATCGGCGAGCGGGTGCCCGAAGGCATGGTCATGTCGGCCCGGTTCGCGGAAGGCGTGGACCGCATCATCGTGTGCCCGCGCGGCGTGCCGCGAAAGGAACGCACCGAGCCCATCACCTTCGACGAGGTTGCCGATGCATGGCAGCGGCTCACGGGCGAAAGCCTGCACGGCGCGGAAATACGTTGGGTGAGCGTCTTCACCGATGCCACCCGTCAGGCCACCGAGTACCGGCGGGGTCGGGTGCTGCTCGCCGGCGATGCCGCGCACGTCCACTTGCCGGCCGGCGGACAGGGACTGAGCCTCGGCATCACGGACGCGGCGAACCTCGGGTGGAAGCTGGCCGCCACCGTCAAAGGTTGGGCGCCTGCCGATCTGCTCGACACCTATCACTCCGAACAACACGCCGTCGGCGCACGGGTCCTGCGCAATACGCTGGCGCAGGGATTGATCTACTTGAGTGGCAGCGAGGTCGACCCGCTCCGTGGGCTGCTGGCGGAGCTCGTGGCGATCCCCGAGGTCGGTCGGTACCTGTCGGGAATGGTCAGCGGACTCGCCATTCAACACGACGTGGGCTCGCGCGAGCATCCTCTGCTCGGCAGGCGCATGCCCCACGTCCAGCTCACCGACGGCCGCTCGACGGCCGACTTGCTCCACCCGGCGCGCGGCGTACTTCTCGTCGCAGACGGGGACTTTGGCCCCGTGGCCAAGGGCTGGATCGATCGCGTGGACTTCGTCCGCGCCTCCCCGGCCGCACGGAGCGACGCGGGCTGGCCGGCCGACGTCCAAGCGGTGCTGATCCGCCCCGACGGCTACGTGGCCTGGGTCGCGCCGAGCACGATCGCGCTTTCCGAGGCATTGAGCCGCTGGTTCGGTACGCCGGTCGCGCCGGTCGCGGAATAG
- a CDS encoding methyltransferase domain-containing protein → MPTAETTGRYTFDNDIPAAAEQLDHLAELLDPHSQRVLANTGVGPGWRCFDIGSGAGTIATWLAGRVGADGYVVAGDLKPHHVPAHHGIEVRRFDVRTDEVPAHAFDVIHARLVLMHLPERERVLHRLAQALAPGGYLVISDFHWSTASDLVLHAPNSGDEALFDLFNRTLADIAVRNGADLTWARRIHATMRAAGLAEVYTEIDVQSWAGGQSGCLLDRANSFQLEGQLRRAGMSHGQLEQVRALLLHPDFVRLSPLLLTSVGRK, encoded by the coding sequence ATGCCCACGGCCGAGACGACGGGACGATACACGTTCGACAACGATATTCCCGCTGCGGCGGAGCAGCTCGATCACCTTGCGGAGCTGTTGGATCCGCACAGCCAGCGCGTGTTGGCCAACACCGGTGTGGGACCCGGTTGGCGATGTTTCGACATCGGCTCCGGCGCGGGGACCATCGCCACCTGGCTCGCCGGGCGAGTTGGCGCGGATGGGTATGTCGTCGCCGGCGATCTCAAGCCGCACCATGTCCCTGCGCACCATGGGATCGAGGTGCGTCGCTTCGACGTGCGCACCGACGAGGTCCCGGCGCACGCCTTCGACGTGATCCACGCGCGGTTGGTGCTCATGCACCTCCCGGAGCGTGAACGCGTTTTGCACCGGCTCGCCCAGGCCCTCGCGCCCGGCGGGTACTTGGTCATTTCCGACTTTCATTGGTCGACCGCCTCCGATCTCGTTCTGCATGCTCCCAATTCGGGCGATGAGGCGCTCTTCGACCTTTTCAATCGCACGCTGGCCGATATCGCGGTCCGCAACGGTGCCGATCTGACGTGGGCGCGGCGCATCCACGCGACCATGCGCGCCGCGGGCCTCGCCGAGGTGTACACCGAGATCGACGTCCAGTCGTGGGCCGGCGGCCAGTCCGGGTGCTTGCTCGATCGGGCCAACTCCTTTCAGCTCGAGGGCCAGCTTCGTCGCGCCGGTATGAGCCACGGCCAGCTCGAACAGGTGCGCGCCCTCCTGCTGCACCCCGACTTCGTCCGCCTTTCGCCGCTCCTGCTGACCAGCGTGGGGCGAAAATAG
- a CDS encoding beta-lactamase family protein, whose amino-acid sequence MRLPFPLVLLAAIGAVSCHAPPPVQTSAPAAPSQPSQPFDVAAVDAYITSQMAAQGFVGLSVAIVKDGAIVLDKGYGHGQLAPEVPVTPDMAFAIASLSKQFVASLVLVLADEKKLSLEDKVAKYFPDLTRAGDITLYDLMTHVSGYHDSYPLDYVDQEMKQPVAPDEAIARYAKRPLDFEPRTQWSYSNTGYAILGRVIEKVTGQPLGVVLNERIFRPVGMTHSSYMPTEGAPGLARGYTSFALSPPEPAAPEARGWSFGQGGIYAPAGDIAKWDIALMGGKVLGPEAFKIFTTARRLADGRPTTYGGGIGVAVNNKGETLLRHRGSYAGFVSYSVLVPRTRSAVVAISNRDDKFPGGLVNEIVTRLAKSHSPPDLTIAGPSARDVARDIFAQIQSGKVDRRRFGEDFNAFLSDAKLEAASLRLRPLGMPADIVVEETYERGAMEVATVLLTFGDTKLEAIMFRTMDGKVQQFLINKR is encoded by the coding sequence ATGAGGCTCCCCTTCCCGCTCGTCCTCTTGGCCGCCATCGGCGCCGTGTCCTGCCACGCACCGCCCCCCGTGCAAACCAGCGCGCCGGCGGCGCCTTCGCAACCTTCGCAGCCGTTCGACGTTGCGGCGGTGGACGCGTACATCACCAGCCAGATGGCGGCGCAGGGATTCGTCGGCTTGTCGGTCGCCATCGTGAAGGACGGAGCCATCGTCCTCGACAAGGGCTACGGTCACGGCCAGCTCGCGCCCGAGGTACCGGTCACGCCGGACATGGCCTTCGCCATCGCGTCGCTCAGCAAGCAATTCGTGGCTTCCCTCGTTCTCGTCTTGGCCGATGAGAAGAAGTTGTCGCTCGAGGACAAAGTCGCCAAATACTTTCCCGATCTCACGCGCGCCGGCGACATCACGCTTTACGACCTGATGACGCACGTGTCCGGATACCACGACAGTTATCCGCTCGATTACGTCGATCAGGAGATGAAGCAACCCGTCGCACCCGACGAGGCCATCGCACGTTACGCCAAGCGGCCGCTCGATTTCGAACCACGAACGCAGTGGTCGTACAGCAATACAGGCTACGCCATCCTCGGACGCGTCATCGAGAAGGTGACCGGCCAACCGCTGGGCGTGGTGCTGAACGAGCGCATCTTTCGCCCGGTCGGAATGACGCACTCGTCGTATATGCCCACGGAAGGGGCGCCGGGGCTTGCCCGCGGGTACACGTCATTCGCGCTCAGCCCTCCGGAGCCGGCCGCGCCGGAAGCGCGCGGCTGGAGCTTCGGCCAAGGCGGCATTTACGCCCCCGCCGGCGATATCGCCAAATGGGATATCGCGCTCATGGGCGGAAAGGTGCTCGGCCCCGAGGCCTTCAAGATTTTCACGACCGCGCGCCGTCTCGCCGACGGCCGGCCGACGACCTATGGCGGCGGCATTGGGGTCGCCGTCAACAACAAGGGCGAGACGCTCTTACGGCATCGCGGCAGCTACGCGGGTTTCGTGTCGTACAGCGTCCTGGTGCCGCGGACGCGATCCGCCGTGGTGGCCATCTCCAACCGTGACGACAAATTTCCCGGCGGCCTGGTCAACGAGATCGTCACGCGGCTCGCCAAGTCGCACAGCCCGCCCGATTTGACGATTGCCGGACCATCGGCCCGCGACGTCGCCCGGGACATTTTTGCCCAGATCCAGTCGGGCAAGGTCGATCGTCGCCGCTTCGGGGAGGATTTCAACGCGTTCCTCTCCGACGCCAAACTTGAAGCGGCGAGCCTCCGCCTTCGCCCGCTCGGCATGCCCGCGGACATTGTCGTCGAGGAGACCTACGAGCGCGGCGCGATGGAGGTGGCCACAGTGCTCCTCACGTTCGGGGACACGAAGCTCGAGGCCATCATGTTCCGAACGATGGACGGCAAGGTGCAGCAATTCTTGATCAACAAGCGATGA